The following coding sequences are from one Paenibacillus sp. FSL R5-0912 window:
- a CDS encoding FMN-dependent NADH-azoreductase, producing the protein MSNVLFIKANNRPAEQSVSVQLYNEFLASYKESHPQDEVTELDLFAEQLPYYDNTLITGVYKAAQGFEATPEEAAGAALVKKYLDQFLAADKVVFAFPLWNMTVPAVLHTYIDYLNQAGTTFKYTAEGPVGLLTGKKAAVLNARGGVYSEGPAASAEMAVNFIMGNLNFWGFKETTQVIVEGHNQNPQKSAEIIATGLQLAKTAAVSF; encoded by the coding sequence ATGTCTAATGTCCTGTTTATCAAAGCAAATAACCGCCCAGCCGAGCAATCTGTAAGTGTTCAGCTCTATAATGAGTTCCTGGCGAGCTACAAAGAATCCCATCCGCAGGATGAAGTTACTGAATTGGATTTGTTCGCTGAACAACTTCCATACTACGATAATACGCTGATTACAGGCGTATACAAAGCAGCACAAGGCTTCGAAGCAACTCCTGAAGAAGCTGCCGGCGCCGCTCTAGTTAAGAAATATCTGGACCAGTTCCTGGCCGCTGATAAAGTGGTATTCGCCTTCCCGCTCTGGAACATGACTGTTCCGGCTGTACTGCACACTTACATCGATTACCTGAACCAGGCCGGCACCACCTTCAAATATACTGCTGAAGGTCCTGTAGGATTGCTGACAGGCAAAAAAGCAGCTGTACTGAACGCCAGAGGCGGCGTGTACTCCGAAGGCCCGGCAGCAAGTGCTGAAATGGCTGTTAACTTCATCATGGGTAACCTGAACTTCTGGGGCTTCAAGGAAACTACACAAGTTATCGTTGAAGGACACAACCAGAACCCGCAGAAATCCGCTGAAATTATCGCTACCGGTCTGCAATTGGCAAAAACTGCAGCTGTATCGTTCTAA
- the rsgA gene encoding ribosome small subunit-dependent GTPase A yields MNIEQYGWNDEWKNKWTEKLQQLEARILEPGRIVGDFGSKYRVIASTGEIWGELSGKLRHTLTGSGDYPAVGDWVVLAMQDGGEHAVIHGILPRRSVISRKVAGVTQEEQIVASNVDTLFLVSALNDDFNVRRMERYLIMAWNSGANPVILLTKADLCSDAADKIAEMQRAAPGVAVHAVSALLGDGREELLPYIGRGQTVALTGSSGCGKSTMVNWLSGQNLQLTQDIREGDSRGRHTTTHRELFVLPDGGIIVDTPGMRELQLWEDEGGLDLAFGDISSLAADCRFSDCRHIREEGCAVLEAVASGALDEKRLLNYRKTQKELQFQNSKEVKQKRKTVAASSKSTPPRAKGSSWQRVLEEY; encoded by the coding sequence ATGAATATAGAACAGTATGGCTGGAACGATGAATGGAAAAATAAGTGGACAGAGAAGCTGCAGCAGCTCGAGGCCAGGATACTTGAGCCGGGCCGTATTGTCGGTGATTTCGGCAGCAAGTACCGGGTTATCGCAAGCACAGGAGAGATCTGGGGAGAGTTATCCGGCAAGCTCAGACATACCTTGACCGGGTCCGGTGATTATCCGGCGGTTGGTGATTGGGTGGTTCTGGCCATGCAGGACGGCGGGGAGCATGCTGTGATTCATGGCATCCTGCCCCGCCGCAGCGTAATTTCGCGCAAGGTGGCAGGGGTGACGCAAGAGGAACAAATCGTTGCCTCCAACGTCGATACCCTGTTCCTGGTCAGCGCCTTGAACGATGATTTCAATGTACGGCGGATGGAGCGTTATCTGATTATGGCCTGGAACAGCGGGGCAAATCCGGTGATTCTGCTGACCAAGGCAGATCTCTGTTCGGACGCGGCGGATAAAATTGCCGAGATGCAGCGGGCGGCTCCCGGGGTAGCTGTACATGCGGTCAGCGCACTGCTCGGCGATGGGCGGGAGGAACTGCTGCCTTATATCGGCCGCGGTCAGACCGTAGCCCTGACCGGTTCCTCCGGCTGCGGCAAATCAACGATGGTCAACTGGCTCAGCGGACAGAATCTGCAGCTTACCCAGGATATCCGTGAAGGGGACAGCCGCGGGCGGCATACGACCACACACCGTGAGCTGTTTGTCCTGCCGGATGGCGGCATCATTGTGGATACGCCGGGGATGCGTGAGCTGCAGCTGTGGGAAGATGAGGGAGGCCTGGATCTGGCCTTCGGTGACATCAGCTCGCTCGCGGCAGACTGCCGCTTCAGTGACTGCCGCCATATTCGGGAGGAAGGCTGCGCGGTGCTTGAGGCAGTAGCAAGCGGTGCACTGGATGAGAAACGGCTGCTCAATTACCGCAAGACGCAGAAGGAACTGCAGTTCCAGAACAGCAAGGAAGTGAAGCAGAAGCGCAAAACCGTAGCTGCCTCCTCCAAAAGTACACCTCCGCGTGCCAAAGGCAGCAGCTGGCAGCGGGTATTGGAAGAGTATTAA
- a CDS encoding HAD family hydrolase, producing the protein MKEVQALLFDLDNTLMDRDQTFRSFSMKFVQDFLGHLEGEEAAQVVEDMIIRDADGYRDKDGFFAELSEVLPWQTVRSAEDIRKYYDETYIHHGAIMKHAVATLEYCQGRGYPLGLVTNGSRDIQYSKIDLLGLRRYFRTIVISGEVGISKPDPQIYRLALERLGSTADRTLFIGDHPVNDIWGAVRAGMDTIWLKRNHAWDESLNVQPVATIHELNELEGII; encoded by the coding sequence ATGAAGGAAGTACAAGCTTTACTGTTTGACCTCGACAATACGCTGATGGACCGTGATCAGACCTTCCGCAGCTTCAGTATGAAATTTGTACAGGATTTCCTCGGGCATCTGGAAGGGGAAGAGGCCGCGCAGGTGGTTGAAGATATGATTATCAGAGATGCTGACGGTTACCGTGATAAGGATGGCTTTTTTGCAGAACTAAGCGAAGTTCTCCCTTGGCAGACTGTGCGGTCGGCAGAGGACATCCGGAAATACTACGACGAAACATATATTCACCACGGGGCAATCATGAAGCATGCGGTGGCGACACTGGAATATTGCCAAGGCCGCGGCTATCCGCTGGGACTGGTAACGAATGGCAGCAGGGATATTCAATATAGCAAAATCGATCTGCTCGGTCTGCGCCGCTATTTCCGTACCATCGTTATTTCTGGAGAAGTCGGAATCAGCAAACCGGACCCTCAGATTTACCGGCTGGCCTTGGAACGTCTAGGTTCAACGGCAGACCGGACCCTGTTCATAGGGGACCATCCGGTGAATGATATCTGGGGGGCAGTCCGGGCCGGAATGGATACCATCTGGCTGAAGCGTAACCATGCCTGGGATGAGTCGCTGAACGTGCAGCCGGTGGCCACTATTCATGAGCTGAATGAGCTTGAAGGCATTATTTAA
- a CDS encoding DUF3939 domain-containing protein, whose translation MIFKRAKKNMPSVHLTVTLPQVKQAVRQFEEDMPAPINRTALIMDDKSIDLNRLKRYLGGVPQQKFYMSRETFEIFEEADKLVPYYLDMVQSAVDNYISDTGKLPLLEDAWLPEVHYRLLSTERYLKETPPFPLYITEEEMMLTHRAEHFES comes from the coding sequence ATGATATTCAAACGCGCCAAAAAAAATATGCCGTCTGTTCATCTCACCGTTACCTTGCCGCAAGTCAAGCAGGCTGTTAGGCAATTTGAAGAAGATATGCCTGCGCCGATTAACCGCACTGCTCTGATTATGGACGATAAAAGTATTGATCTTAATCGGCTTAAACGATATTTGGGCGGGGTCCCGCAACAGAAGTTCTATATGTCCCGCGAAACCTTTGAAATCTTTGAGGAAGCTGACAAGCTGGTACCGTATTATCTCGATATGGTGCAGTCGGCTGTAGACAACTATATCAGTGATACGGGCAAGCTCCCGCTGCTAGAAGATGCCTGGCTGCCAGAAGTTCATTACCGGCTGCTCTCCACGGAACGTTATCTCAAGGAAACGCCGCCATTCCCGCTTTACATTACGGAAGAGGAAATGATGCTTACGCATCGCGCAGAGCATTTTGAATCTTAG
- a CDS encoding DUF2087 domain-containing protein, with the protein MQLDKIVAYHKALSDPTRLRILLLLSKGEVHGHALAEKLNLSQPTVTHHAAKLREAALILERRDKNTVYFKLNPEFIQAGSEASLKFIFAKGVEEMEEASPESSLKESVLRNFFAKDGRLRQIPAQYKKKLIALQYMVEKLEPGVVYSEKEINEFIKPFHEDYATIRREFIMHQFMYRENEKYELNPPELWTHWENVK; encoded by the coding sequence ATGCAGTTAGATAAAATTGTTGCTTACCATAAAGCGTTATCCGATCCGACCCGGCTGCGGATTCTGCTGCTTTTGTCCAAAGGCGAGGTTCACGGACATGCGCTGGCCGAGAAGCTGAACCTGTCACAGCCCACCGTAACCCATCATGCCGCCAAACTGCGCGAAGCTGCGCTGATCTTGGAGAGAAGAGATAAGAATACGGTATATTTCAAGCTGAATCCTGAGTTTATTCAGGCAGGCTCAGAGGCCTCGCTGAAATTTATTTTTGCCAAGGGGGTGGAAGAGATGGAGGAAGCGTCGCCGGAGAGCAGTCTGAAGGAATCGGTGCTGCGTAATTTTTTTGCGAAGGACGGACGCCTGCGGCAGATTCCCGCACAGTATAAGAAGAAGCTGATCGCCCTACAGTATATGGTGGAGAAGCTGGAGCCGGGTGTAGTCTATTCCGAAAAAGAGATCAATGAATTCATTAAGCCGTTTCACGAGGATTATGCGACGATCCGCCGGGAGTTCATTATGCATCAATTCATGTACCGGGAGAACGAGAAGTATGAGCTGAATCCGCCCGAGTTGTGGACTCACTGGGAAAATGTCAAATAA
- a CDS encoding YpdA family putative bacillithiol disulfide reductase — protein sequence MKDVIIIGAGPCGLSAAIECQRQGLSSLIIEKNFIVHSIYLYPTNMQFFSTTPLLEIGDVPFTSPNDKPYRHEALVYYRRAAAQHDLDIAAYEEALSVLPQEDGSFIVHTRNKRGEEQHHNAANVVISTGYFDQPNMIGIPGEELSKVTHYFGEAHPYSGMKVAVIGGSNSAVDAALELIRVGAKVDMVYRGSSISENIKPWVRPIFESMVQKGNIALHLESRVTEITPSSAVVTASSGETRILDNDFVLAMTGFRPSRTLLSSAGVLMDDSLDKPDFNPSTMESNIPGIYVAGVIASGRNANEVFIESGRGHGKLIADHIMSKRLS from the coding sequence ATGAAAGACGTTATTATTATCGGTGCGGGTCCCTGCGGACTGTCTGCAGCTATAGAATGCCAGCGCCAGGGGCTCTCCAGCCTGATCATTGAGAAGAACTTCATCGTCCATTCTATTTATTTATATCCGACGAATATGCAGTTCTTCAGTACAACCCCGCTGCTTGAAATCGGAGATGTGCCCTTCACCTCCCCAAACGACAAGCCGTACCGCCATGAAGCCCTGGTCTATTACCGCCGCGCAGCCGCGCAGCATGACCTCGACATCGCCGCCTATGAGGAGGCACTGTCCGTTCTGCCGCAGGAGGATGGCAGCTTCATCGTACATACACGCAACAAGCGCGGAGAAGAGCAGCACCATAACGCCGCGAATGTAGTCATTTCAACCGGTTATTTCGACCAGCCGAATATGATCGGGATTCCCGGGGAAGAGCTATCCAAAGTAACCCATTATTTCGGTGAAGCCCATCCATATTCCGGCATGAAGGTTGCCGTCATCGGGGGAAGCAACTCAGCGGTTGATGCCGCTCTGGAGCTCATCCGGGTCGGTGCCAAGGTGGATATGGTCTACCGCGGAAGCAGTATTTCGGAGAATATTAAGCCATGGGTGCGTCCGATTTTTGAGAGCATGGTCCAGAAAGGGAACATTGCGCTCCATCTGGAGTCACGGGTAACGGAAATCACCCCGTCTTCTGCAGTAGTCACGGCTAGCAGCGGGGAGACCCGCATCCTGGATAATGACTTCGTCCTTGCCATGACCGGCTTCCGTCCGAGCAGAACCCTATTATCCTCGGCAGGTGTGCTGATGGATGATTCCCTGGATAAACCTGACTTCAATCCTTCTACGATGGAGAGCAATATTCCCGGTATCTATGTCGCAGGCGTTATCGCGTCCGGACGGAATGCCAATGAGGTATTCATCGAGAGCGGTCGCGGGCACGGCAAACTGATTGCCGATCATATAATGAGCAAAAGGCTTTCTTAG
- a CDS encoding DUF441 domain-containing protein translates to MDMTSLLLLGLAALGIISSNSPVTIAMVVLLLIRVLGLQQAFPWLEKYGLTVGIIILTIGVMTPLASGKISLQTIGQSFLHWKSLAAIGIGILVAYLGGRGAVLMGSQPTIVAGLLIGTVIGVAFFKGVPVGPLIAAGILSLLIGRI, encoded by the coding sequence ATGGATATGACCTCGTTACTGCTGCTGGGTCTGGCCGCACTGGGGATTATCAGCAGCAATTCTCCGGTCACGATTGCCATGGTCGTTCTGCTGCTGATACGGGTGCTGGGCCTGCAGCAGGCTTTTCCCTGGCTGGAGAAATACGGGCTTACCGTCGGCATCATCATCCTCACCATCGGAGTGATGACACCGCTGGCCAGCGGTAAAATCTCGCTGCAGACGATCGGCCAATCGTTCCTGCACTGGAAATCGCTGGCCGCAATCGGCATCGGGATTCTCGTCGCCTATCTCGGCGGTCGCGGCGCGGTGCTTATGGGCAGCCAGCCGACGATTGTGGCCGGGCTGCTGATTGGCACCGTCATCGGCGTCGCTTTTTTCAAAGGCGTGCCGGTTGGTCCGCTGATTGCCGCCGGTATCCTGTCGCTGCTGATTGGACGGATCTGA
- a CDS encoding ABC transporter ATP-binding protein: MKQWKSYYTFVRPYMKWIVLTLIIGMIKFSIPLTLPMILKYVVDDLLGNPALTIAERVSKLMIVLSGAFVLFVIIRGPVEYYRQYFAQLITSKILFDMRNKLYGHMQRLSLRYYQNTKVGEAISRFINDVEQSKNLVEVGMMNVWLDMFTLLFALGFMFYLNPVLALVSIAILPLYGIAVNTLYKRLKLLTKDRSQALAVIQGYLHERIQGIAVIRSFTMERVDQQQFKDINGRFLEKAMAQTRWNAFTFAIINTLTDIAPLLVIGYGGYQVIQGNLTLGTFVAFFGYLDRMYAPLRRLINSSTALTQASASLERVMELMNEPYDIVDAPGAKPLLAPAGEIEFSEVWFKYNDENEWVLRDINLRIAPGQTVAFVGMSGGGKSSLISLIPRFYDISEGSLRMDGQDIRGLTQESLRKAVGMVLQDNFLFSGSVRDNILFGNPQAGEQEVIAAAVSANAHDFIMQLPEGYDTEVGERGVKLSGGQKQRVAIARVFLKDPKVLILDEATSALDLESEHLIQQSLQALSSERTTLIVAHRLSTITYADLIVVLENGAVTERGTHEQLMVLEGSYARLFNVQRLDG; this comes from the coding sequence GTGAAACAATGGAAATCTTATTATACCTTCGTACGGCCTTACATGAAATGGATTGTGCTCACATTAATTATCGGGATGATCAAATTCAGTATTCCGCTGACGCTGCCGATGATTTTGAAGTATGTAGTAGATGATCTGCTGGGCAACCCTGCGTTAACCATTGCTGAACGGGTGTCCAAGCTGATGATCGTGCTCAGCGGCGCATTTGTGCTGTTCGTGATTATCAGAGGTCCGGTAGAGTATTACCGCCAGTATTTTGCCCAGCTGATTACAAGCAAGATCCTCTTCGATATGCGCAATAAGCTGTATGGACATATGCAGCGACTGTCGCTGCGTTATTACCAGAATACCAAAGTGGGCGAGGCAATCTCCAGATTTATTAACGATGTGGAGCAGTCGAAGAATCTCGTTGAGGTCGGAATGATGAATGTCTGGCTGGACATGTTCACGCTGCTCTTTGCACTCGGGTTCATGTTCTACCTGAATCCGGTGCTGGCGCTGGTCTCGATTGCGATTCTGCCGCTGTACGGCATTGCCGTGAACACCCTGTATAAGCGGCTCAAGCTGCTTACCAAGGACAGGTCCCAGGCGCTTGCAGTTATTCAGGGCTACTTGCATGAACGGATTCAGGGGATTGCGGTGATCCGCAGCTTCACTATGGAACGGGTGGATCAGCAGCAGTTCAAGGATATTAACGGCAGATTTCTGGAAAAAGCGATGGCGCAAACGCGCTGGAACGCTTTTACCTTCGCGATTATCAACACCTTGACGGATATCGCGCCGCTCCTCGTCATTGGATATGGGGGGTACCAGGTGATCCAGGGTAATCTGACTCTGGGAACCTTCGTAGCCTTCTTCGGATACCTGGACCGCATGTATGCACCGCTCCGCCGGCTGATTAATTCCTCGACTGCGCTGACCCAGGCTTCTGCTTCGCTGGAGCGGGTGATGGAGCTGATGAACGAGCCTTATGATATCGTAGACGCCCCAGGGGCGAAGCCGCTGCTGGCACCCGCAGGAGAGATTGAATTCAGCGAGGTATGGTTCAAGTATAACGATGAGAATGAGTGGGTTCTACGCGATATTAATCTGCGTATTGCTCCGGGGCAGACGGTGGCTTTTGTCGGGATGAGCGGGGGCGGCAAGTCCTCGCTGATCAGCCTGATTCCGCGGTTCTACGATATCAGTGAAGGCAGCCTGCGGATGGACGGGCAGGATATCAGAGGGCTGACACAAGAGAGTCTGCGCAAGGCAGTGGGCATGGTGCTGCAGGATAACTTCCTGTTCAGCGGCTCCGTGCGGGATAATATTCTGTTCGGTAATCCGCAGGCAGGGGAGCAGGAGGTCATTGCAGCGGCGGTGTCGGCTAATGCCCATGATTTCATCATGCAGCTGCCGGAAGGCTATGATACGGAGGTAGGAGAGCGCGGAGTGAAGCTGTCCGGAGGCCAGAAGCAGAGAGTGGCGATAGCGCGCGTATTCCTGAAGGACCCCAAAGTGCTGATTCTGGACGAAGCCACCTCAGCGCTGGATCTTGAATCAGAGCATCTGATTCAGCAGTCGCTGCAGGCCCTTTCCTCAGAACGGACCACACTGATTGTGGCTCACAGACTGTCTACCATAACCTATGCCGATCTGATAGTTGTGCTGGAGAACGGGGCCGTTACTGAACGCGGAACCCATGAACAGCTGATGGTGCTGGAGGGCAGCTATGCACGCCTGTTCAATGTCCAGCGGCTGGATGGTTAG